GGCGGCGAAATCGGCGTGAAATTTCGCCCGATCGAGGAACAGGAAGCCATCTGCCGAGGGAACGATCGAATTGGCGGCCGGCGGCTTGGAAGCCTGGAGCGAGCCCAGGCTCTCGCCCACTTCGGGCTGGAACGCCGCGACATAGACCAGCGCCTTGACGCGCGCATGGTTGCCCGCGCCCGAGATGATCATCCCGCCATAGCTGTGTCCCACGAGGATCGTCGGGCCATCCTGCTGATCGAGGATGCGGGTGGTCGCGGCGATGTCTTCCTCAAGGCTCGTCTCGGGCGGCTGGACGATGCTGACATTGTAGCCGTCGCGTTGCAGGATGTCGTAAACCGCCTTCCAGCCCGATCCGTCGGCGAAGGCGCCGTGGACCAGGACGACATTCTTGACCGCTCCCGCAGGCGCGGCATGGGCCGTCAGCGGCGAAAGCGAGGATGCGAGCACGCCTGCGAATAGACCGAGAACCACCTTAGTCATGAAGACCTCCGTTCGTGCGCAAACTGGACATGGGATCCGGCGGTTTGATGACAGTCGTCGCCGGCGCGCAAAGGATAGGCACAGCTCCCGATCGAAGGCCAACGAAATGTCAGCCGCTGGGATGGTAGAAGTCATAGACGGTCTGCGCCACAGCGGCGCTGACGCCCGGTGCGCGTTGCAGGTCTTCCAGACTGGCCGCGCGTACCTTGCCTGCCGTGCCGAAATGCAGCAGCAGCGCGCGTTTGCGCGCCGGGCCAATGCCGGGGATCTCGTCGAGCGGTGACGCCGTGATCGCGCGGCTGCGCTTGGCGCGGTGTGCGCCGATGGCGAAGCGGTGCGCCTCGTCGCGCAGGCGCTGGAGATAGAACAGCACGGGCGAATTGACCGGCAACGTCTTCTCGCGGCCGTCAGGGAAGTGGAACACCTCCCTGCCCTCGCGCCCGTGGTCGGGGCCCTTGGCGATGCCGATCAGCGGCAGGTCCTCGATGCCGAGTTCCTCGACCACGCCCCTGACCGCGCTCATCTGCCCCTTGCCGCCGTCGATCAGCACGAGGTCGGGCCAGGTGCCGCTCTCGCGGTCGGGGTCCTCGGTCATGGCCCGGCCGAAGCGGCGCGCCATGACCTCGCGCATCATGCCGAAGTCGTCGTTGGTCTGCGCGGTC
The window above is part of the Novosphingobium sp. G106 genome. Proteins encoded here:
- a CDS encoding alpha/beta fold hydrolase, with the protein product MTKVVLGLFAGVLASSLSPLTAHAAPAGAVKNVVLVHGAFADGSGWKAVYDILQRDGYNVSIVQPPETSLEEDIAATTRILDQQDGPTILVGHSYGGMIISGAGNHARVKALVYVAAFQPEVGESLGSLQASKPPAANSIVPSADGFLFLDRAKFHADFAADLPASVADLMARSQVPLSAKAAGTPATAPAWKTKPNYAIVATEDRAINPDLERSMYQRSKSTTIELKSSHVAYMSQPKAVADLIEKAATEAK